A genomic region of Devosia ginsengisoli contains the following coding sequences:
- the rplP gene encoding 50S ribosomal protein L16 translates to MLQPKKTKFRKAHKGRIHGVAKGGTELAFGQYALKATEPERVTARQIEAARRAITREMKRQGRVWIRIFPDVPVSKKPTEVRMGKGKGSVEYWAARVKPGRIVFEIDGVPEDVAKEALRLGAMKLPIMTRVVTRIAD, encoded by the coding sequence ATGCTGCAACCTAAGAAGACCAAGTTCCGCAAGGCTCACAAGGGCCGTATCCATGGCGTTGCCAAGGGCGGTACCGAGCTGGCTTTCGGCCAGTATGCCCTCAAGGCGACCGAACCCGAGCGCGTCACCGCTCGCCAGATCGAAGCGGCCCGCCGCGCGATCACCCGCGAGATGAAGCGTCAGGGCCGTGTGTGGATCCGCATTTTCCCGGACGTGCCGGTTTCCAAGAAGCCGACCGAAGTGCGTATGGGTAAGGGCAAGGGCTCGGTGGAATACTGGGCGGCCCGCGTGAAGCCCGGTCGTATCGTATTCGAAATCGACGGCGTCCCCGAGGACGTTGCCAAGGAAGCCCTGCGCCTCGGCGCCATGAAGCTTCCGATCATGACGCGGGTTGTCACCCGCATTGCCGACTAA
- the rpsC gene encoding 30S ribosomal protein S3 → MGQKINPIGFRLGINRTWDSRWFANKGEYGTLLQEDLKIRETLLEDLKAAAVSKIVIERPHRKCRVSIHTARPGIVIGKKGADIDKIRAKVKKFTDSEVHINIVEVRKPETDATLVAQGIAQQLERRVAFRRAMKRAVQTAIRMGAGGIRVNVGGRLGGADIARTEWYREGRVPLHTLRADIDYGTAEAKTTYGIIGIKVWVFKGEVLEHDPTAHERRATEGADQGGQRAEREPRRERGDRDRERA, encoded by the coding sequence ATGGGCCAGAAGATCAATCCAATCGGCTTCCGCCTCGGCATCAACCGCACCTGGGACAGCCGCTGGTTCGCCAACAAGGGCGAATACGGAACGCTGCTGCAGGAAGACCTGAAGATCCGCGAGACCCTTCTCGAGGACCTCAAGGCCGCCGCGGTCTCCAAGATCGTCATCGAGCGTCCGCACCGCAAGTGCCGCGTGTCGATCCATACTGCTCGCCCGGGCATCGTGATCGGCAAGAAGGGCGCCGACATCGACAAGATCCGCGCCAAGGTGAAGAAGTTCACCGACAGCGAAGTGCACATCAACATCGTTGAAGTGCGCAAGCCGGAAACCGATGCGACGCTGGTTGCCCAGGGCATTGCCCAGCAGCTGGAACGCCGCGTGGCTTTCCGCCGTGCCATGAAGCGCGCCGTGCAGACGGCGATCCGCATGGGCGCCGGCGGCATCCGCGTCAACGTTGGCGGCCGCCTCGGCGGTGCCGATATCGCTCGTACCGAATGGTACCGCGAAGGCCGCGTTCCGCTGCACACGCTGCGCGCTGATATCGACTACGGCACGGCCGAAGCCAAGACCACCTATGGCATCATCGGTATCAAGGTCTGGGTCTTCAAGGGCGAAGTCCTCGAGCACGATCCCACTGCCCATGAGCGTCGCGCCACCGAAGGCGCCGACCAGGGCGGCCAGCGCGCTGAACGCGAACCGCGCCGTGAGCGCGGCGACCGTGACCGCGAACGCGCATAA
- the rplV gene encoding 50S ribosomal protein L22, which yields MGKPKTQRALKDNEAKAVLRMLRISPQKLNLLAQLIRGKKVEKALAELEFSHKRISGQVKKVLESAIANAENNHGLDTDALVVAEAFVGNSLVMKRFTARGRGRSSRIEKPFAHLTIIVRQVEEAA from the coding sequence ATGGGCAAGCCAAAAACCCAGCGCGCGCTCAAGGACAACGAGGCCAAGGCTGTGCTGCGCATGCTGCGCATCAGCCCGCAGAAGCTCAACCTTCTGGCCCAGCTGATCCGCGGCAAGAAGGTCGAGAAGGCTCTGGCCGAACTCGAATTCAGCCACAAGCGCATTTCCGGCCAGGTCAAGAAGGTGCTCGAGAGCGCCATTGCCAATGCCGAGAACAACCATGGCCTCGACACCGACGCTCTCGTCGTTGCGGAAGCCTTTGTTGGTAATTCGCTCGTCATGAAGCGTTTCACCGCTCGTGGCCGTGGCCGGTCGTCGCGCATCGAAAAGCCGTTTGCGCATCTGACGATCATCGTCCGGCAAGTTGAGGAGGCCGCATAA
- the rpsS gene encoding 30S ribosomal protein S19 — protein sequence MTRSIWKGPFVDGYMLKKAEKALASGRSEVVKIWSRRSTILPQFVGVTFGVHNGQKHVPVLVTEDMIGHKFGEFAPTRTYYGHAADKKAKRK from the coding sequence ATGACCCGTTCAATCTGGAAGGGGCCGTTTGTCGACGGCTACATGCTCAAGAAGGCCGAGAAGGCCCTCGCGTCCGGCCGCAGCGAAGTGGTCAAGATCTGGAGCCGCCGCTCGACGATCCTGCCGCAGTTCGTCGGTGTGACCTTCGGTGTCCATAACGGCCAGAAGCACGTCCCGGTTCTCGTGACCGAAGACATGATCGGCCACAAGTTCGGCGAGTTCGCCCCGACCCGTACCTATTACGGTCACGCGGCCGACAAGAAGGCCAAGAGGAAGTAA
- the rplB gene encoding 50S ribosomal protein L2: MALKYYNPTSEGRRQLVTTDRSELWKGKPVKTLTEGLSKSGGRNNRGRITTFHRGGGHKRTYRLIDFKRVKFDVVGTVERLEYDPNRTAWIALVKYEDGELAYIVAPQRLSAGDKVISSMNTVDVKPGNAMPLERMPVGTIVHNIELKPRKGGQVARSAGAYAQYVGRDQGWAILRLNSGEQRRVHGTCLATVGAVSNQDHSNTSLGKAGRSRWLGRKPVNRGVTMNPIDHPHGGGEGRTSGGRHPVTPWGKPTKGKKTRSNKATDKFIVRSRHVKKGR, translated from the coding sequence ATGGCTCTCAAATATTACAATCCCACCTCCGAAGGCCGCCGTCAGCTCGTGACGACCGACCGTTCGGAACTGTGGAAGGGCAAGCCGGTCAAGACCTTGACCGAAGGCCTCAGCAAGTCCGGTGGTCGCAACAATCGCGGTCGCATCACCACGTTCCATCGTGGTGGCGGTCACAAGCGCACCTATCGCCTGATCGACTTCAAGCGCGTCAAGTTCGACGTCGTCGGCACGGTCGAGCGCCTGGAATATGATCCGAACCGCACGGCCTGGATCGCTCTGGTGAAGTACGAAGACGGCGAACTCGCCTATATCGTGGCTCCCCAGCGCCTCAGCGCCGGCGACAAGGTCATCTCGTCGATGAACACTGTCGACGTGAAGCCGGGCAATGCCATGCCGCTGGAGCGCATGCCGGTCGGTACGATCGTGCACAATATCGAGCTGAAGCCCCGCAAGGGCGGCCAGGTTGCCCGTTCGGCTGGTGCTTATGCCCAGTATGTCGGTCGCGACCAGGGCTGGGCGATCCTGCGCCTCAATTCGGGCGAGCAGCGCCGTGTCCATGGCACGTGCCTGGCCACCGTCGGTGCCGTGTCGAACCAGGATCACTCCAACACCTCGCTCGGCAAGGCCGGTCGTAGCCGTTGGCTGGGTCGCAAGCCCGTCAACCGCGGCGTGACCATGAACCCGATCGACCACCCGCATGGTGGTGGTGAAGGCCGTACCTCTGGTGGCCGTCACCCGGTGACCCCGTGGGGCAAGCCGACCAAGGGCAAGAAGACCCGCAGCAACAAGGCAACGGACAAGTTCATCGTTCGCAGCCGTCACGTGAAGAAGGGCAGGTAA
- a CDS encoding 50S ribosomal protein L23 → MNKLSAYDVIRNPVVTEKSTMASEANQVVFDVAIDANKTEIKAAVEQLFSVKVKAVNTLVRKGKVKRFRGQIGTRNDVKKAVVTLVDGQSIDISTGL, encoded by the coding sequence ATGAACAAGCTCAGCGCTTACGACGTGATCCGTAACCCCGTCGTGACTGAAAAGTCGACGATGGCTTCGGAAGCTAACCAGGTCGTTTTCGACGTGGCGATCGATGCCAACAAGACCGAGATCAAGGCCGCCGTCGAGCAGCTCTTCTCGGTCAAGGTCAAGGCTGTGAACACCCTGGTCCGCAAGGGCAAGGTGAAGCGCTTCCGTGGCCAGATCGGTACGCGCAACGACGTCAAGAAGGCGGTCGTGACCCTCGTCGACGGCCAGTCGATCGATATTTCGACCGGCCTCTAA
- the rplD gene encoding 50S ribosomal protein L4 — protein sequence MELKVTTLDGKAAGSIQLADDVFGLEVRQDILHRMVRYQQLKAMAGTHDVKHRSEGSRTGKKFVKQKGSGGARHGDRKAPQFRGGGRAFGPTPRSHAIDLPKKVRALALKHALSSKAKSGSLIVVDSVSQKEAKTAGLLATFGKLAWTNALIIDGAAVDQNFALSARNIPHIDVLPVQGINVVSILKRDKLVLTKAALEALEARFA from the coding sequence ATGGAACTCAAGGTCACAACCCTCGACGGCAAGGCCGCTGGCAGCATCCAGCTTGCTGACGACGTCTTCGGTCTGGAAGTCCGCCAGGACATCCTGCACCGCATGGTTCGCTACCAGCAGCTCAAGGCCATGGCCGGCACGCACGATGTCAAGCATCGTTCGGAAGGCTCGCGCACGGGCAAGAAGTTCGTGAAGCAGAAGGGCTCGGGCGGCGCTCGCCATGGCGATCGTAAGGCTCCGCAGTTCCGTGGTGGTGGTCGTGCATTCGGCCCGACCCCGCGCAGCCATGCCATCGACCTTCCCAAGAAGGTCCGCGCCCTGGCGCTGAAGCATGCTCTGTCGTCCAAGGCCAAGTCCGGCTCGCTGATCGTTGTCGACAGCGTGTCGCAGAAGGAAGCCAAGACCGCGGGTCTGCTGGCCACCTTCGGCAAGCTGGCCTGGACCAACGCGCTGATCATCGATGGTGCGGCCGTGGACCAGAACTTCGCTCTGTCCGCGCGCAACATTCCGCATATCGACGTGCTGCCGGTGCAGGGGATCAACGTTGTGTCGATCCTCAAGCGCGACAAGCTCGTCCTGACCAAGGCAGCGCTCGAAGCGCTGGAAGCGAGGTTCGCATGA
- the rpsJ gene encoding 30S ribosomal protein S10 encodes MNGQNIRIRLKAFDHRVLDASTREIVSTAKRTGAQVRGPIPLPTRIDKFTVNRSPHIDKKAREQFEIRTHKRLLDIVDPTPQTVDALMKLDLAAGVDVEIKL; translated from the coding sequence ATGAACGGTCAGAATATTCGCATCCGCCTCAAGGCGTTTGACCATCGCGTTCTCGACGCCTCGACGCGCGAGATCGTGTCGACGGCCAAGCGTACGGGCGCGCAGGTTCGTGGGCCCATCCCGCTGCCGACGCGAATCGACAAGTTTACCGTCAACCGCTCGCCCCACATCGACAAGAAGGCGCGTGAGCAGTTCGAGATCCGGACCCACAAGCGTCTCCTGGACATTGTGGACCCGACTCCCCAGACGGTCGATGCACTGATGAAGCTCGATCTCGCCGCCGGCGTCGACGTCGAAATCAAGCTCTAA